Proteins encoded in a region of the Benincasa hispida cultivar B227 chromosome 2, ASM972705v1, whole genome shotgun sequence genome:
- the LOC120071602 gene encoding G-type lectin S-receptor-like serine/threonine-protein kinase LECRK3 translates to MASLSIPLLLLLSSVVVSAQTNGTRIPTGSSLIAGNSSVQPWCSPSNDFAFGFHNIDDDHHLFLLAIWFYKVPENNIVWFAKSDDNDPVFAPKGSKIELTASTGLVLRNPNGGEIWKSEPITSSIAFATMNDTGNFMLVDAINGSIWESFKYPTNTLLPTQTLEVGGVLSSRKSLGNFSLGKFQFRLLGDGNAVLNTIHLPSGYPYDAYYISNTYDPASKQNSGSEVIFDEHGFLYVLKRNGEQVNITQFSVGNPVEAYYYKAIMNFDGVLTVSSYPKSTSGVANGSWKDLFRIPDNICLSNVNPIERLGSGICGFNSICSLKSNGRPSCNCAQGYSFIDPNDEFGNCKPHIAQGCEEEEEEEGVDNFNQNLYEMVDLQNTNWPMYDYERFRTSNEQDCKSSCLEDCFCALAVFGGLDCWKKRLPLSNGRQDASITSVSFLKIRKNVSHGSFPDADRTQKKQTTIIIVMSALFGSSVLIIFILLGFKYLGIFVLKREILYETCTKNFSSECNLIQFAYMDIYKATNGFKEELGRGSCGIVYKGTIEAGAIAVKKLDRMFEAEREKEFRTEVNVIGQTHHKNLVRLLGYCYEGNNRMLVYQFMSNGSLSTLLFNGDLKPSWKLRTQIAYEIARGILYLHEECYTQIIHCDIKPQNILLDDDYNAKISDFGLAKLLKMDQSRTETGIRGTKGYVAPDWFRSSPINAKVDVYSYGVLLLEIICCRRNVEMEVGGEREVLTDWAYDCYEQGRLDVLIEGDMEAIDDFVRVERFVKVAIWCIQEDPSKRPTMEKVMLMLGGNVDVSPPPCPYPFSSIV, encoded by the coding sequence ATGGCTTCACTAAGCATTCCTCTTCTTCTGTTACTAAGTTCCGTCGTTGTGTCAGCTCAAACCAACGGAACTCGAATTCCGACCGGTAGCTCTCTAATCGCCGGTAACTCTTCCGTTCAACCATGGTGTTCTCCTTCAAACGATTTCGCATTTGGATTCCACAACATTGATGATGATCATCATCTTTTTCTTCTCGCAATTTGGTTTTACAAAGTACCTGAAAACAACATCGTTTGGTTTGCAAAATCAGACGACAACGATCCTGTTTTTGCACCGAAAGGATCGAAGATTGAGCTCACTGCATCAACCGGATTGGTTCTTCGAAACCCTAACGGTGGAGAAATTTGGAAATCGGAACCTATTACGTCCTCTATTGCATTCGCCACTATGAATGATACAGGCAATTTCATGCTTGTGGATGCAATCAATGGATCTATTTGGGAGAGCTTCAAATATCCAACGAACACGTTACTTCCTACGCAGACATTAGAGGTAGGAGGCGTTCTTTCCTCTCGTAAATCGCTTGGTAATTTCTCACTTGGAAAATTTCAGTTCCGTTTGCTTGGAGATGGAAATGCTGTTTTAAACACCATACATTTGCCCTCTGGTTATCCTTATGATGCATATTATATTAGCAATACTTATGATCCTGCTAGTAAACAGAATTCTGGTAGTGAAGTGATTTTTGATGAACATGGATTTTTGTATGTGCTGAAAAGAAATGGAGAACAAGTTAACATTACACAGTTCAGTGTTGGTAATCCTGTAGAGGCTTATTATTACAAAGCCATCATGAATTTTGATGGAGTTTTGACTGTAAGTTCTTATCCCAAGAGTACTAGTGGAGTTGCTAATGGAAGCTGGAAAGATTTGTTTAGAATACCTGATAATATCTGTCTTTCTAATGTGAATCCAATTGAAAGACTTGGTTCTGGAATTTGTGGATTCAATAGTATTTGTTCATTGAAATCCAATGGAAGGCCGAGTTGTAATTGTGCACAAGGGTATTCTTTCATCGACCCGAACGATGAATTTGGTAATTGCAAACCACATATTGCACAGggttgtgaagaagaagaagaagaagaaggtgttGATAACTTCAATCAGAATCTGTATGAAATGGTGGATCTTCAAAACACTAATTGGCCAATGTATGATTATGAGCGTTTTCGCACTTCGAATGAACAAGATTGCAAAAGTTCTTGCTTGGAAGATTGCTTTTGTGCGTTAGCGGTGTTTGGAGGTCTTGATTGTTGGAAGAAAAGGCTACCACTCTCGAATGGAAGACAAGATGCAAGTATTACATCTGTTTCTTTccttaaaataagaaaaaatgtcTCTCATGGGAGTTTTCCAGATGCTGATAGAACACAAAAGAAACAAACCACAATAATTATTGTCATGTCTGCACTCTTTGGTAGCTCTGTTCTTATTATCTTCATATTATTGGGTTTCAAATATCTAGGAATCTTTGTCTTGAAAAGAGAGATATTATATGAAACTTGCACAAAGAATTTCTCTTCAGAATGTAACTTAATCCAGTTTGCATATATGGATATTTACAAAGCAACAAATGGTTTCAAGGAAGAATTAGGAAGGGGATCTTGTGGGATTGTTTACAAAGGGACAATAGAGGCAGGTGCTATTGCTGTCAAGAAATTGGACAGAATGTTTGAAgcagaaagagagaaagagttCAGAACTGAAGTGAATGTGATTGGCCAAACACACCACAAAAATCTGGTTCGTCTGCTCGGATATTGCTACGAGGGAAACAACCGAATGCTTGTTTACCAATTCATGAGCAATGGCTCATTGTCTACTTTACTCTTCAATGGTGATCTAAAACCAAGCTGGAAGCTCAGAACTCAAATAGCCTATGAAATTGCAAGAGGGATCTTGTATCTACACGAAGAATGCTACACACAGATCATTCATTGCGATATAAAGCCTCAAAACATACTTCTTGACGATGATTACAACGCCAAGATCTCTGATTTTGGGTTGGCAAAGTTGTTGAAGATGGATCAAAGTAGAACTGAAACTGGGATAAGAGGGACAAAAGGATATGTGGCTCCAGATTGGTTCAGATCTTCGCCGATAAACGCCAAGGTCGATGTGTACAGTTATGGAGTGCTGTTGCTAGAGATCATATGTTGTAGAAGGAATGTGGAGATGGAAGTTGGAGGAGAGAGAGAGGTTTTGACAGATTGGGCTTATGATTGCTATGAACAAGGAAGGTTAGATGTTTTAATTGAGGGAGACATGGAAGCCATAGATGACTTTGTTAGAGTGGAAAGATTTGTAAAGGTAGCAATTTGGTGCATTCAAGAAGACCCATCCAAAAGACCAACCATGGAGAAGGTTATGTTAATGCTTGGAGGGAATGTAGATGTTTCTCCTCCTCCATGTCCTTACCCATTTAGCTCCATTGTTTAA
- the LOC120071674 gene encoding octanoyltransferase LIP2, mitochondrial: protein MRFPRTLKIWKMGIVNYKDALHLQEKLVSARKASKIPDTLLSLQHPPTYTLGKRRTDHNLLIPESDLEKLGAELHYTERGGDITFHGPNQSILYPIISLRDVGFGARKYVEKLELTMIEMACLYGVKARAGEKGETGVWVGDRKIGAIGVRISNGITSHGLAFNVDPDLRYFKHIVPCGIADKDVTSLRKESVEVLPSEEVMEEQLISCFVKLFGYCKTQVEKNPTIELDFGDEI, encoded by the coding sequence ATGAGATTCCCACGAACTCtgaagatatggaaaatgggaATTGTCAATTACAAAGATGCACTCCATCTACAAGAGAAGCTTGTCTCTGCTAGAAAAGCTAGTAAAATCCCAGACACACTCTTATCTCTACAACATCCACCCACATACACGCTTGGAAAAAGGCGGACCGATCATAATCTGTTAATCCCTGAGTCCGATCTAGAGAAGCTAGGAGCTGAACTTCACTACACTGAAAGAGGAGGAGACAttacatttcatggtccaaatCAATCCATTTTGTACCCAATAATTTCCCTTAGAGATGTTGGATTTGGGGCTAGAAAGTATGTTGAGAAACTGGAATTGACAATGATTGAGATGGCATGTTTGTATGGAGTGAAAGCTAGAGCTGGGGAGAAAGGGGAAACAGGAGTTTGGGTTGGAGATAGGAAGATTGGAGCCATTGGAGTTAGAATTTCAAATGGGATTACTTCTCATGGCTTAGCTTTCAATGTGGATCCTGATTTGAGGTATTTTAAGCATATTGTGCCTTGTGGGATTGCTGATAAAGATGTGACATCTTTGAGAAAAGAGTCTGTGGAAGTGCTTCCTAGTGAAGAAGTTATGGAAGAGCAGttgatttcttgttttgttaagTTGTTTGGTTATTGTAAAACTCAGGTGGAGAAGAATCCTACCATTGAATTAGATTTTGGGGATGAGATTTGA